The sequence below is a genomic window from Streptomyces sudanensis.
GGGGTCCATCGCCCGGGGCGTGGAGTTCGCCGTGACGACGATCTCCGCGAAGATCGGCTCGAACGCCTCCAGGAGCCCCCGCACGTCCTTGTCGCCGCTCGCGCCCACCACGCCGATCAGCCGCGAGAAGGCGAACGCCTCCCGGACCGCGTCCGCCGCGGCCCGGGCGCCCGCCGGGTTGTGCGCGGCGTCCAGGACGACGGTGGGGCTGCGCCGGACGACCTCCAGGCGGCCGGGCGAGGTGACGGCGGCGAAGGCCCGGCGGACCGTTTCGAGGTCCAGGGGGCGGGCGTGCTGCGCGCCGATCCCGAAGAACGCCTCGACCGCGGCGAGCGCCACGGCGGCGTTGTGCGCCTGGTGCGCCCCGTACAGGGGCAGGAAGACGCCCTCGTACTCGCCGCCGAGGCCGCGCAGGGTCAGCAGCTGGCCGCCGACGGCGACCTCCCGGGAGACGACGCCGAACTCCATGCCCTCACGGGCGACGGTGGCGTTCGCCTCGACGGACTTCTTGAGGAGCACCTGCGCCGCGTCCACCGGCTGCTGGGCGAGGATGACGGTGGCGTCCTGCTTGATGATCCCGGCCTTCTCGCCGGCGATCTCGGCGGGCGTGGAACCGAGCCGGTCGGTGTGGTCCAGGGAGATCGGGGTGACGACGGCGACGGAGCCGTCGATGACGTTGGTCGCGTCCCAGCTGCCGCCCATGCCGACCTCGACGACGGCGACGTCGACCGGGGCGTCGGCGAACGCGGCGTACGCCATGCCGGTGAGGACCTCGAAGAAGGAGAGCCGGTACTCCTGGGCGGCGTCGACCATCTCGACGTACGGCTTGACGTCCCGGTAGGCCTCGATGAACCGCTCGGCGCCGATCGGGGCGCCGTCCAGGCTGATCCGCTCGGTGATCGACTGGACGTGCGGCGAGGTGTACCGGCCGGTGCGCAGGTCGAACGCGCCGAGCAGGGCCTCGATCATGCGGGCCGTGGACGTCTTGCCGTTGGTCCCCGTGATGTGGATGGCGGGGTACGTGCGCTGGGGCTCGCCCAGGACGTCCATGAGGGCGGTGATCCGCTGGACGGAGGGCTCCAGCTTGGTCTCGCCCCAGCGGGTGGAGAGCTCCTGCTCGACCTCCCGCAGCGCCTTGTCGACCTCCGGGTCGGCGGGCCGCGCCGGCACGGGGTCGCCCTGCGGCGGGCCGGCCTGGGTCCGCAGGGTACGGCTGCCGGCCTCGATCACCGCCAGGTCGGGGTCTCGGTCCGTCTCGGCTCCGACGATGCCGTCGAAGTCGGCGGTGTCGTCGCTGTCCGGGTGGTCGCTGGACGGGGGCTGCTCACTCACGCGTCCAGTCTACGGAGGGCCGCCGACACCGCCGCCCGCCGCCCCGTGCCCGGCGGCGGACCGGCCGCCGCCGGACCGGTGCGCGGGACCGGGCCCGGTGCGCGCGGGGGCTCACGGAACCCGGAACCGGCCGGCCCCGGGGCCCCGCCGATGCGGCNNNCGCCCGGCCGTGGGAGGCGGCCGGCCGCCATGGCGCACCGGCCGCCCGGCCGGGTGCCGGGCGGCCGCGGCCGGTCAGTCCTGCGGCAGGCTCGCGAGCTGGGCCCGGATGCGGGTGATGTCCTCCTCGGCCTTGGCCAGCCGGGTACGGATCTTCTCCACGACCTGGTCGGGCGCCTTGGCGAGGAACGCCTCGTTCCCGAGCTTGCCCTCGGCCTGCGCCTTCTCCTTCTCGGCCGCGCCCAGGTCCTTCGTCAGGCGCTTGCGCTCGGCGGCGACGTCGATCGTGCCCGACAGGTCGAGCGCGACCGTGGCCCCGGCGACCGGCAGGGACGCCGTGGCCTGGAAGCCCTCGCCCTCCGGCTGGAGGCGCAGGAGCTGGCGGATGGCCGCCTCGTGCGGCGCCAGCGCCGTACCGGCCAGGTCGAGGCGCGCCGGAACCTTCTGACCGGGCTGGAGGCCCTGGTCGGAGCGGAAGCGGCGGACCTCGGTGACGACGCGCCGGACGAGTTCGATCTCCCGCTCGGCGGCCTCGTCGCGGAAGCCTCCCGGGGTGTCGGCTCCGGGGACGGACACCGCGCCCGGCCAGTCGGCGACGACGAGGGACTCTCCGCCGGTGAGCGTGGTCCACAGGGTGTCGGTGACGAACGGGACGACGGGGTGCAGCAGGCGCAGCGTCACGTCGAGGACCTCGCCGAGGACGCGCGCGGAGACCTTCGCCTGCTCGCCGCCCGCGAAGAACGTCGTCTTGGACAGCTCGACGTACCAGTCGAAGACCTCGTCCCACGCGAAGTGGTAGAGGGTCTCGCTGAGCTTGGCGAACTGGAAGTCCTCGTAGTACGCGTCGACTTCGGCGACCGTCTTGTCGAGGCGGGAGAGGATCCAGCGGTCCGCGGCCGACATCCGGGCGGCGTCCGGCAGGGGGCCTTCGACGGTGGCGCCGTTCATCAGTGCGAAGCGCGTGGCGTTCCAGATCTTGTTGGCGAAGTTCCGGGACGCCTGGACCCAGTCCTCGCCGATCGGCACGTCGATGCCCGGGTTGGCGCCGCGCGCCAGGGTGAAGCGGAGGGCGTCGGAGCCGTACTTGTCCATCCAGTCCAGCGGGTCGACGACGTTCCCGAAGGACTTCGACATCTTCTTGCCGTTCTGGTCGCGGACCATGCCGTGCAGGGCGATGGTGCGGAACGGCGGGGTGCCGTCCATCGCGTAGAGGCCGAACATCATCATCCGGGCGACCCAGAAGAAGAGGATGTCGTACCCGGTGACCAGGACGGAGTTCGGGTAGAACTTCTCGAGGCTCGCGGTCCGCTCGGGCCACCCCAGCGTGGAGAACGGCCACAGCCCGGACGAGAACCAGGTGTCGAGGACGTCGGTGTCCTGGTGCCAGCCCTCCCCGGACGGAGGCTGCTCGTCGGGGCCGACGCAGACGACCTCGCCGTTCGGGCCGTACCAGACGGGGATGCGGTGGCCCCACCACAACTGGCGCGAGATGCACCAGTCGTGGAGGTTGTCGACCCAGTCGAAGTACCGCTTCTCCATGTCCTGCGGGTGGATCGCGACGCGGCCGTCGCGGACCGCGTCGCCGGCGGCCTGCGCGAGCGGGCCCACCTTGACCCACCACTGCATCGACAGGCGCGGCTCGATGGTGGTCTTGCAGCGCGAGCAGTGGCCGACGGAGTGGGGGTAGGGGCGCTTCTCGGCGACGACCCGGCCCTCGGCGCGGAGGGCGGCGACGATGGCGGAGCGGGCCTCCAGCCGGTCCAGGCCCTGGAAGGGGCCGTGGACGGTGATGACGGCGTGCTCGTCCATGACGGTGAGGGAGGGCAGCTCCTGCCGCCGGCCGATCTCGAAGTCGTTCGGGTCGTGCGCCGGGGTCACCTTGACGGCTCCGGTGCCGAACGCGGGGTCGACGTGCTCGTCCGCGACGACCGGGATGCGGCGTCCGGTGAGCGGCAGTTCGACCTCCCGGCCGACGAGGTGCCGGTACCGCTCGTCCTCGGGGTGGACGGCGACGGCGGTGTCGCCGAGCATCGTCTCGGCGCGGGTGGTGGCGACGACGATGGAGTCGTCGCCCTCCCCGTACCGGATGGAGACGAGTTCGCCGTCGCTCTCCTGGTACTCCACCTCGATGTCGGAGATGGCCGTGAGGCAGCGGGGGCACCAGTTGATGATGCGCTCGGCGCGGTAGATCAGCTCGTCGTCGTAGAGCTTCTTGAAGATGGTCTGGACGGCCCGGGACAGCCCCTCGTCCATGGTGAACCGCTCGCGCGACCACGCGACGCCGTCGCCGAGGCGGCGCATCTGGCCGGAGATCCGGCCACCGGACTCGGCCTTCCACCGCCAGACGCGTTCGACGAACGCCTCACGCCCGAGGTCGTGCCGCGACCTGCCCTCCTTGGCCAGCTCACGCTCGACGACGTTCTGCGTGGCGATGCCGGCGTGGTCCATTCCGGGCTGCCACAGCACCTCGTGGCCCTGCATGCGCTTGCGCCGGGTGAGGGCGTCGATGAGGGTGTGCTCGAAGGCGTGGCCCAGGTGGAGGCTGCCGGTGACGTTCGGCGGCGGGATGACGATCGCGTACGGCGGCTTGTCGCTGTTCTCGTCGGCGTCGAAGTAACCGCGCTCCACCCAGCTCTCGTACAGCTTCCCTTCTACCTCGGCCGGCGCGTACTGGGTCGGCAGTTCGGGGATGGACGCTGGCTGCTGCTGAGTGTTCTCGGTCACGGGCCCAGTTTAGGGGTGTCACAGCCGCGTACTGAAACGGGAATGTTCCGTGGCGATGCGCACCCCGCGCCCCCCGGGAAGCGCTCCTTCGGCCAAGATGTGGGCAACGCGTAAACGTCTGGACGAGGGAAATCCCTGATGAGTTACCACCAGCCGGGCCCCTACGGCGGGCAGCCCCCGCAGCCCGGGCCCTACGGCCAGCCGGGTCCGTACGGCCAGCCCCCGCAGGCGCCGCAGCCCGGCTACGGCTACCCGCAGCAGGCGCCGCCGCCCCAGCCGGGATACGGCCACCCGCCGCAGCCGGCCCCGTACGGCCAGCCCCCGCAGCCCGGCGCCTACGGTCAGCCCCCGCAGCAGCCCCCCTACGGACAGCCTCCGCAGCAGCCCTCGTACGGCGCTCCGGGGTACCCGGGCGCGCCGCAGGCCCCGAAGAAGAAGACGGGCCTGGTCATCGGCGTGACCGCGGGCGTGGTCGCGCTCGGCGTGGGCGCGTGGTTCCTGTTCGGGGGGCTCGGCGGTCTGGAGGACGACGGACCCCACAGGCTGGCGGCGCCCGAGACGGTGCTGGGCGGCGAGTACAAGCGGCACAGCAAGGAGGGCGCCTCCAACGAGTCCATGGTGAAGAACCTGGAGCGGGCGGGCGTGCGCAACGGCACGTCCGTGTCGGGCGCGTACTCGACGTACGACCCGAAGAAGGCCGACCCGGCGAACCCGGGGGCCTCGCCGGAGGCACTGGCGGCGAAGTCGGTCAGCTTCAGCGGCGTGTACGGCGAGATCGCGGACCCGGAGAAGACCCTGGACGCGTACTTCGCCCAGATGCGCCTGGAGGCGGACAAGGACACCGACAGCAAGACGAAGCTGATCGGCTCGGCGGAGGAGGTGTCCCCCGACGGCTTCAACGGCGCCATGAAGTGCCAGTCCATGCAGGGTGAGAACCCCATGACGAAGCAGCAGCAGACCAACTGGTTCTGCGCCTGGGCGGACCACAGCACGTTCGCCGTGGTGTTCGCCGGCGAGATGACGAAGGGCACCGAGAAGGACGCGGCCGCGCGGATCACGGCCGAC
It includes:
- a CDS encoding valine--tRNA ligase; amino-acid sequence: MTENTQQQPASIPELPTQYAPAEVEGKLYESWVERGYFDADENSDKPPYAIVIPPPNVTGSLHLGHAFEHTLIDALTRRKRMQGHEVLWQPGMDHAGIATQNVVERELAKEGRSRHDLGREAFVERVWRWKAESGGRISGQMRRLGDGVAWSRERFTMDEGLSRAVQTIFKKLYDDELIYRAERIINWCPRCLTAISDIEVEYQESDGELVSIRYGEGDDSIVVATTRAETMLGDTAVAVHPEDERYRHLVGREVELPLTGRRIPVVADEHVDPAFGTGAVKVTPAHDPNDFEIGRRQELPSLTVMDEHAVITVHGPFQGLDRLEARSAIVAALRAEGRVVAEKRPYPHSVGHCSRCKTTIEPRLSMQWWVKVGPLAQAAGDAVRDGRVAIHPQDMEKRYFDWVDNLHDWCISRQLWWGHRIPVWYGPNGEVVCVGPDEQPPSGEGWHQDTDVLDTWFSSGLWPFSTLGWPERTASLEKFYPNSVLVTGYDILFFWVARMMMFGLYAMDGTPPFRTIALHGMVRDQNGKKMSKSFGNVVDPLDWMDKYGSDALRFTLARGANPGIDVPIGEDWVQASRNFANKIWNATRFALMNGATVEGPLPDAARMSAADRWILSRLDKTVAEVDAYYEDFQFAKLSETLYHFAWDEVFDWYVELSKTTFFAGGEQAKVSARVLGEVLDVTLRLLHPVVPFVTDTLWTTLTGGESLVVADWPGAVSVPGADTPGGFRDEAAEREIELVRRVVTEVRRFRSDQGLQPGQKVPARLDLAGTALAPHEAAIRQLLRLQPEGEGFQATASLPVAGATVALDLSGTIDVAAERKRLTKDLGAAEKEKAQAEGKLGNEAFLAKAPDQVVEKIRTRLAKAEEDITRIRAQLASLPQD
- the folC gene encoding bifunctional tetrahydrofolate synthase/dihydrofolate synthase encodes the protein MSEQPPSSDHPDSDDTADFDGIVGAETDRDPDLAVIEAGSRTLRTQAGPPQGDPVPARPADPEVDKALREVEQELSTRWGETKLEPSVQRITALMDVLGEPQRTYPAIHITGTNGKTSTARMIEALLGAFDLRTGRYTSPHVQSITERISLDGAPIGAERFIEAYRDVKPYVEMVDAAQEYRLSFFEVLTGMAYAAFADAPVDVAVVEVGMGGSWDATNVIDGSVAVVTPISLDHTDRLGSTPAEIAGEKAGIIKQDATVILAQQPVDAAQVLLKKSVEANATVAREGMEFGVVSREVAVGGQLLTLRGLGGEYEGVFLPLYGAHQAHNAAVALAAVEAFFGIGAQHARPLDLETVRRAFAAVTSPGRLEVVRRSPTVVLDAAHNPAGARAAADAVREAFAFSRLIGVVGASGDKDVRGLLEAFEPIFAEIVVTANSTPRAMDPDALAAVAVEVFGEERVVVEPRLDDALEAAITLAEEEGGFAGAGVLVTGSVITVGEARLLLRKG